The Micromonospora krabiensis genome window below encodes:
- a CDS encoding urease subunit alpha, with protein MSAVRRDRYIDLYGPTTGDRIRLADTSLLIEVEADHCVGGDEAVFGGGKVIRESMGQSRATRAEGALDTVITGAVVLDHWGVVKADVGLRDGRIVALGRAGNPDTMPGVHPELVIGPATEVIAGNGRILTAGAVDTHVHLICPEIVTEALASGITTLVGGGTGPAEGTRATTVTPNAWHLARMHEALDGLPVNVLLLGKGNTVSHEALWEQLRAGAGGFKLHEDWGTTPAAIDACLRVADASGVQVSIHTDTLNEAGFVADTLQAIGGRAIHSYHTEGAGGGHAPDIITVASEPNVLPSSTNPTRPYTANTLAEHLDMLMVCHHLNPSVPEDLAFAESRIRPSTMAAEDLLHDLGAISIIGSDSQAMGRVGEVILRTWQSAHVMKERVGALPGDGAADNRRARRYVAKYTICAAMANGLDREIGSVEPGKLADLVLWDPAFFGVRPHLVLKGGMIAYAQMGDANASIPTPQPMLPRPMFGAYGVAAAATSLAFVAPAALDAGLRLDVRRRVVPVADVRSRGKADLPENAAMPRIEVDPDTFTVRIDGEVVEPDPVPRLPMAQRYFLF; from the coding sequence GTGAGCGCCGTGCGGCGGGACCGCTACATCGACCTGTACGGGCCGACCACCGGCGACCGCATCCGGCTGGCCGACACGAGCCTGCTGATCGAGGTGGAGGCCGACCACTGCGTGGGCGGCGACGAGGCGGTCTTCGGCGGTGGGAAGGTGATCCGCGAGTCGATGGGCCAGTCCCGGGCGACCCGCGCCGAGGGCGCCCTCGACACCGTCATCACCGGCGCGGTGGTGCTCGACCACTGGGGCGTGGTCAAGGCCGACGTGGGCCTGCGCGACGGGCGGATCGTCGCCCTCGGCCGGGCCGGCAACCCGGACACCATGCCCGGCGTCCACCCCGAGCTGGTCATCGGCCCGGCCACCGAGGTCATCGCCGGCAACGGTCGGATCCTCACGGCCGGCGCCGTCGACACCCACGTGCACCTCATCTGCCCGGAGATCGTCACCGAGGCGCTCGCCAGCGGCATCACCACGCTCGTCGGCGGCGGCACCGGCCCCGCCGAGGGCACCCGGGCCACGACGGTCACCCCGAACGCCTGGCACCTGGCCCGCATGCACGAGGCGCTGGACGGGCTGCCGGTCAACGTGCTGCTGCTCGGCAAGGGCAACACCGTCTCCCACGAGGCGCTGTGGGAGCAGTTACGCGCCGGCGCGGGCGGGTTCAAGCTGCACGAGGACTGGGGCACCACCCCGGCGGCGATCGACGCCTGCCTGCGGGTGGCGGACGCCTCCGGTGTGCAGGTGTCGATCCACACCGACACCCTCAACGAGGCCGGGTTCGTGGCCGACACGCTGCAGGCGATCGGCGGCCGGGCGATCCACTCGTACCACACCGAGGGCGCGGGAGGCGGGCACGCGCCGGACATCATCACGGTGGCCAGCGAGCCCAATGTGCTGCCGTCGTCGACCAACCCGACCCGGCCGTACACCGCCAACACCCTCGCCGAACACCTGGACATGCTGATGGTCTGCCACCATCTCAACCCGTCCGTGCCGGAGGACCTGGCCTTCGCCGAGAGCCGGATCCGACCGTCCACCATGGCCGCCGAGGACCTGCTGCACGATCTCGGCGCGATCTCCATCATCGGCTCGGACTCGCAGGCGATGGGCCGGGTGGGCGAGGTGATCCTGCGGACCTGGCAGAGCGCGCACGTCATGAAGGAGCGGGTGGGCGCGCTGCCCGGCGACGGGGCGGCCGACAACCGCCGGGCCCGGCGGTACGTGGCGAAGTACACCATCTGCGCGGCGATGGCGAACGGGCTGGACCGCGAGATCGGCTCGGTCGAGCCGGGCAAGCTCGCCGACCTGGTGCTGTGGGATCCGGCGTTCTTCGGCGTACGACCGCATCTGGTGCTCAAGGGCGGCATGATCGCGTACGCCCAGATGGGGGACGCCAACGCCTCCATCCCGACGCCGCAGCCGATGCTGCCGCGACCGATGTTCGGGGCGTACGGGGTCGCGGCGGCGGCCACCAGCCTGGCGTTCGTCGCGCCGGCGGCCCTCGACGCCGGGCTGCGCCTGGACGTCCGGCGACGGGTGGTGCCGGTCGCCGACGTGCGCTCGCGGGGTAAGGCGGACCTGCCGGAGAACGCCGCGATGCCCCGGATCGAGGTGGACCCGGACACCTTCACCGTGCGCATCGACGGGGAGGTGGTGGAGCCGGACCCGGTGCCACGCCTGCCGATGGCCCAGCGGTACTTCCTGTTCTGA
- a CDS encoding urease accessory protein UreF, producing MPTSSLLLLLADGRFPAGAHAHSGGLEAAVAAGRVTDLDSLEAFLVGRLATAGLVGAAFAAAAHRAVTPAGVTTGPVGRGHPAGRGTTPAATAPCASEHADRAVRGSALARLDAELDARTASPALRGVSRRQGRALLRAGRAIWPDAPFDDLPATPQGAHQPLVLGLLCAAAGLSRAETATVAAYGTVTGAASAGVRLLGLDPYQVQALLVGLAELCDGTAADAARAADDPPERLPAAAAPLADIYAEAHATWEVRLFAS from the coding sequence ATGCCGACGTCGAGCCTGCTCCTGTTGCTCGCCGACGGTCGCTTCCCGGCCGGCGCGCACGCGCACTCCGGCGGCCTGGAGGCCGCCGTCGCCGCCGGCCGGGTCACCGACCTGGACTCGTTGGAGGCGTTCCTCGTCGGCCGGCTGGCCACCGCCGGGCTGGTCGGCGCGGCGTTCGCGGCGGCGGCGCACCGGGCGGTGACGCCGGCCGGGGTCACCACGGGACCGGTCGGCCGGGGCCATCCCGCCGGGCGGGGGACCACACCGGCCGCAACCGCGCCGTGCGCGTCGGAGCACGCCGATCGGGCCGTACGCGGGTCCGCGCTGGCGCGGCTCGACGCGGAGCTGGACGCCCGGACCGCGTCGCCGGCCCTGCGCGGGGTGTCCCGCCGCCAGGGCCGGGCCCTGCTGCGCGCCGGCCGGGCCATCTGGCCGGACGCGCCGTTCGACGACCTGCCCGCGACACCGCAGGGGGCGCACCAGCCGTTGGTGCTGGGGCTGCTCTGCGCCGCCGCCGGTCTGAGCCGCGCCGAGACCGCCACGGTCGCCGCCTACGGGACGGTGACCGGCGCGGCCAGTGCCGGCGTGCGGCTGCTCGGCCTCGACCCGTACCAGGTGCAGGCCCTGCTGGTCGGTCTCGCCGAGCTGTGCGACGGCACCGCCGCCGACGCGGCCCGGGCCGCTGACGATCCACCGGAGCGGCTGCCCGCGGCCGCCGCGCCCCTTGCTGACATCTACGCCGAAGCTCATGCCACCTGGGAGGTGCGTCTCTTTGCGTCCTGA
- the ureG gene encoding urease accessory protein UreG has product MRPDTVSPTAAPTADLTPAPHDETVAHTHPEPGVDPHPPLARAGRALRVGIGGPVGSGKTALVAALCRAFAGELRLGVVTNDIYTTEDADFLKRAGVLDPTRIRAVETGCCPHTAIRDDIGANLDAVDELAETVGPLDLVLVESGGDNLTATFSRGLVDRQIFVVDVAGGDKVPRKGGPGVTSADLLVINKTDLAPMVGADLAVMDRDARARRGDLPTVFLSIVGDPTAGRVADWIRHELAHHAAGHPIAAPAGPA; this is encoded by the coding sequence TTGCGTCCTGACACCGTTTCGCCGACCGCTGCGCCCACCGCCGACCTGACCCCCGCACCGCACGACGAAACCGTTGCGCACACCCATCCCGAGCCGGGCGTGGACCCGCATCCGCCGTTGGCGCGGGCCGGCCGGGCGCTGCGCGTCGGCATCGGCGGGCCGGTCGGGTCCGGCAAGACCGCCCTGGTGGCGGCCCTGTGCCGGGCGTTCGCCGGGGAGCTGCGCCTCGGCGTGGTCACCAACGACATCTACACCACCGAGGACGCCGACTTCCTCAAGCGGGCCGGCGTGCTGGACCCGACCCGGATCCGTGCCGTGGAGACTGGCTGCTGCCCGCACACCGCCATCCGGGACGACATCGGGGCCAACCTCGACGCCGTGGACGAGCTGGCCGAGACGGTCGGCCCGCTGGATCTGGTGCTGGTCGAGAGTGGCGGGGACAACCTGACCGCCACGTTCAGCCGGGGCCTGGTGGACCGGCAGATCTTCGTGGTCGACGTGGCCGGCGGGGACAAGGTGCCCCGCAAGGGCGGCCCCGGCGTCACCTCCGCCGACCTGCTCGTGATCAACAAGACGGACCTGGCGCCCATGGTCGGCGCGGACCTGGCCGTGATGGACCGGGACGCGCGGGCCCGGCGCGGCGACCTGCCGACCGTGTTCCTGTCGATCGTCGGCGACCCGACGGCGGGCCGGGTCGCCGACTGGATCCGTCACGAGCTGGCCCACCACGCGGCCGGGCACCCGATCGCCGCGCCGGCCGGCCCGGCCTGA
- a CDS encoding urease accessory protein UreD — translation MRASARVVARADGRGGTVLAELRGETPLLLRQTPGDGRVVTVYVVGGAAGPLAGDDLRLEIDVGPGAAVRVHSVAASVALPGRPGAVSRMAVRAVVHDGGALHWLPEQLVAAAGCAHLAESRVELAAGARLTWRDEVICGRYGETPGAAVVHTRVDYDGRPLLRQSLAVGPGAPGWAGPAVLGGVPATGSLLVVDPSRTAELATVDGTLARLPLAGGPATLWSVTAPDAHTLRAHLDDAALAEVSA, via the coding sequence ATGCGCGCGTCCGCCCGGGTGGTGGCCCGCGCCGACGGCCGGGGCGGCACCGTCCTGGCCGAGCTGCGCGGCGAGACGCCGCTGCTGCTGCGGCAGACGCCCGGGGACGGTCGAGTCGTGACCGTGTACGTGGTGGGCGGGGCGGCCGGCCCGCTCGCCGGCGACGACCTGCGCCTGGAGATCGACGTGGGGCCGGGTGCGGCGGTGCGGGTGCACAGCGTCGCCGCCTCGGTCGCCCTGCCCGGCCGGCCCGGCGCCGTGTCACGGATGGCGGTACGCGCCGTGGTGCACGACGGTGGCGCCCTGCACTGGCTGCCCGAGCAACTGGTCGCGGCGGCCGGCTGCGCGCACCTCGCCGAGTCCCGGGTCGAGCTGGCCGCCGGGGCACGGCTGACCTGGCGGGACGAGGTGATCTGCGGCCGGTACGGCGAGACGCCCGGCGCCGCCGTCGTGCACACCCGGGTGGACTACGACGGTCGGCCGCTGCTGCGCCAGTCGCTGGCCGTGGGGCCGGGCGCGCCGGGCTGGGCCGGTCCCGCGGTCCTCGGCGGCGTGCCGGCCACCGGGTCGCTGCTGGTGGTGGACCCGTCGCGCACCGCCGAGCTCGCGACGGTCGACGGCACCCTCGCCCGGCTGCCTCTGGCCGGTGGTCCGGCGACACTGTGGAGCGTCACCGCGCCCGACGCGCACACGCTGCGCGCCCATCTCGACGACGCGGCTCTCGCCGAGGTCAGCGCCTGA
- a CDS encoding MarR family winged helix-turn-helix transcriptional regulator, which translates to MSDVPGAPADLLRSLTRAERLLSRRMAAVLADDELTTEAWRVLCLLADGQGHPMSEVSAEASLPPGTLTKLVDQLVDRNLVFRRIDVLDRRRIRAYLTTRGRREHARIDERVRASLAEAGVPADTALVDHLADLIARLDPAGRRDNEAAFRG; encoded by the coding sequence ATGTCAGACGTGCCCGGGGCGCCAGCCGACCTGCTGCGCTCGCTCACCCGCGCCGAACGGCTGCTCTCCCGCCGGATGGCCGCCGTACTGGCCGACGACGAACTGACCACCGAGGCCTGGCGGGTGCTCTGCCTACTCGCCGACGGTCAGGGCCACCCGATGAGCGAGGTGTCCGCCGAGGCGTCGCTGCCGCCGGGCACCCTCACCAAGCTGGTCGACCAGCTCGTCGACCGTAACCTGGTGTTCCGCCGGATCGACGTGCTCGACCGCCGACGGATCCGGGCCTACCTGACGACCCGGGGCCGCCGCGAGCACGCCCGCATCGACGAGCGGGTCCGGGCCAGCCTCGCCGAGGCGGGCGTACCGGCCGACACCGCCCTGGTCGACCACCTCGCCGACCTGATCGCCCGCCTCGACCCGGCGGGTCGCCGCGACAATGAGGCCGCGTTCCGAGGATAG
- a CDS encoding substrate-binding domain-containing protein — MSAPAPPWLTVDRAVVSIALVYPMRGPAGMFGPTCELCAQLAVEEINAGGGVLGREVRLVPVDGGAPPAEVAAEVEALVSVGAVQGVTGWHISSVRQALAPRIAHRVPYVYTALYEGGERTEGVYLTSETPDAQLWPAIRLLAGELGVRRWFVVGNDYVWPRRTARAAQRYALRAGGRVVGQAFLPLETHDFDVVLRQIERSEADAVVMLLVGADAVRFNRAFARAGMDQRCLRLSTLMDENMLLGSGAGATRRLYSTAGFFAGLVTQENLDFHGEFARRFGVEAPPLGSLGESCYEGVMLLAALIAQARTLDVRAIETAADTVAYHGPRGRLRLRRRHVRQRIYLAEADGLDFTVLAQL; from the coding sequence ATGTCCGCGCCGGCACCGCCGTGGCTCACCGTCGATCGGGCCGTGGTCAGCATCGCGCTGGTGTACCCGATGCGCGGGCCGGCGGGAATGTTCGGCCCGACCTGCGAACTCTGCGCTCAGCTCGCGGTCGAGGAGATCAACGCCGGTGGCGGGGTGCTGGGTCGGGAGGTGCGGCTCGTGCCGGTCGACGGTGGTGCCCCGCCCGCCGAGGTGGCCGCCGAGGTCGAGGCCCTGGTGTCGGTGGGCGCCGTGCAGGGCGTGACCGGGTGGCACATCTCCTCGGTGCGGCAGGCGCTCGCGCCGCGGATCGCCCATCGCGTGCCGTACGTCTACACCGCCCTGTACGAGGGCGGTGAGCGGACCGAGGGGGTCTATCTGACCAGCGAGACGCCGGACGCGCAGTTGTGGCCGGCCATCCGGCTGCTCGCGGGTGAGCTGGGCGTGCGGCGCTGGTTCGTGGTCGGCAACGACTACGTGTGGCCCCGGCGGACCGCGCGGGCGGCACAGCGGTACGCGCTGCGCGCCGGCGGTCGGGTGGTGGGGCAGGCGTTCCTGCCGTTGGAGACGCACGACTTCGACGTCGTGCTGCGCCAGATCGAGCGCAGCGAGGCCGACGCGGTGGTGATGCTGCTCGTCGGCGCGGACGCGGTGCGGTTCAACCGGGCGTTCGCCCGCGCCGGGATGGACCAGCGCTGCCTGCGGTTGAGCACCCTGATGGACGAGAACATGCTGCTGGGCAGTGGTGCCGGCGCGACGCGGCGGCTGTACAGCACCGCGGGCTTCTTCGCCGGCCTCGTGACGCAGGAGAACCTCGACTTCCACGGCGAGTTCGCCCGCCGGTTCGGGGTGGAGGCGCCGCCGCTGGGCAGTCTGGGGGAGTCCTGCTACGAGGGCGTGATGCTGCTCGCCGCCCTGATCGCGCAGGCCCGCACCCTCGACGTACGGGCGATCGAGACGGCCGCCGACACGGTGGCGTACCACGGGCCGCGCGGTCGGCTGCGGCTGCGGCGGCGGCACGTGCGTCAGCGGATCTATCTCGCCGAGGCCGACGGTCTCGACTTCACCGTGCTCGCTCAGCTCTGA
- the urtA gene encoding urea ABC transporter substrate-binding protein, with translation MSPLWGRRILAGAMTLVAAAALSACGSKTSDEGGAAGVTADVSGDTVKVGLLNSLSGTMAISEVTVRDSIMLAVEEINAAGGVLGKKIQPVGEDGASDWPTFAEKAEKLISEDRVAAVFGCWTSASRKAVKPVFEKNKALLFYPVQYEGLEQSPYIFYTGATTNQQIVPGLDYLKAQGTKSVYLVGSDYVFPRTANKIIKAYAAANGMSVVGEDYAPLGSTEFGTIVNKVKSSGANAVFNTLNGDSNVAFFKEYKSAGLTATAMPVVSVSIAEEEVKGIGTQYLEGQLTAWNYYQTTPGAANSKFVAAYKAKYGADKPTSDPMEAAYVSVYLWKAMVEKAGAFDVEKVRAASDGITFDAPEGLVTVDGKTQHIAKTARIGKVGADGLITEVWNSGKPIAPDPYLKTYPWASGLS, from the coding sequence ATGTCACCTCTATGGGGCCGCCGCATCCTGGCGGGTGCCATGACCCTCGTCGCCGCGGCCGCGCTGAGCGCGTGCGGCAGCAAGACCAGTGACGAGGGCGGCGCGGCCGGCGTCACCGCCGACGTCTCCGGCGACACCGTCAAGGTGGGCCTGCTCAACTCGCTCTCCGGCACCATGGCGATCAGCGAGGTCACCGTCCGCGACTCCATCATGCTCGCCGTCGAGGAGATCAACGCGGCCGGCGGCGTCCTCGGCAAGAAGATCCAACCGGTCGGCGAGGACGGCGCCTCGGACTGGCCCACCTTCGCCGAGAAGGCCGAGAAGCTCATCTCCGAGGACCGGGTCGCCGCCGTCTTCGGCTGCTGGACGTCGGCCAGTCGCAAGGCGGTCAAGCCGGTGTTCGAGAAGAACAAGGCGCTGCTGTTCTATCCGGTGCAGTACGAGGGTCTGGAACAGTCGCCCTACATCTTCTACACCGGCGCGACGACCAACCAGCAGATCGTGCCCGGGCTCGACTACCTCAAGGCCCAGGGAACGAAGTCGGTCTACCTGGTCGGCAGCGACTACGTGTTCCCCCGGACGGCCAACAAAATCATCAAGGCGTACGCGGCGGCGAACGGGATGAGCGTGGTCGGCGAGGATTACGCGCCGCTCGGGTCCACCGAATTCGGCACGATCGTCAACAAGGTCAAGTCCTCCGGTGCGAACGCCGTCTTCAACACGCTCAACGGCGACAGCAACGTGGCCTTCTTCAAGGAGTACAAGTCGGCCGGGCTGACCGCCACCGCCATGCCGGTGGTGTCGGTGTCCATCGCCGAGGAGGAGGTCAAGGGCATCGGCACCCAGTACCTGGAGGGCCAGCTCACCGCCTGGAACTACTACCAGACCACGCCCGGCGCGGCGAACAGCAAGTTCGTGGCCGCGTACAAGGCGAAGTACGGCGCGGACAAGCCGACGAGCGACCCGATGGAGGCCGCCTACGTCAGCGTCTACCTGTGGAAGGCGATGGTCGAGAAGGCCGGCGCGTTCGACGTCGAGAAGGTCCGGGCCGCCTCCGACGGGATCACCTTCGACGCGCCGGAGGGCCTGGTCACCGTCGACGGCAAGACCCAGCACATCGCCAAGACCGCCCGCATCGGCAAGGTCGGCGCTGACGGCCTGATCACCGAGGTGTGGAACTCCGGCAAGCCGATCGCGCCGGACCCGTACCTCAAGACCTATCCGTGGGCGAGCGGCCTGAGCTGA